GCATCGGCACCAGGTCGACCTGGCCGTTGATCAGACGCTTGAAGTTGTCGCTGTTGTGCGCGCTCACCACGATCTTGCTGAAGCCGTTGGCCTGCAGGTACTGATGCCGGACGTCCTCGCGCATGACGCCGATCCGGTAGACCTTGGCCGCCTCCAGGTCCGGCACCTGGATATCGTCCCGCTCGCTGAGTTTGTAGAAGTGGTAGTCGATGCGCATGATCTCGCCGACCCAGCGAAACAACGCCTCACGCTCGCTTGTACGTGCGATCAGGTAGATCAGCACGCCGGGCTCGCGCAGGGCCATGTCATATGCCCGCGCCCAGGGGTAGAGGCTGATCTGATAGTCGTTGAGCCCGGCGCGCTGCAGGGTGGCCTCCACGACCCGGCTGGCCGTGCCGGCCACCTTGCCGTTCTCCAGATAGCTGTAGGCGGTGTCCTCGGTCACCACGCGCAGCGGACCGGCGTCGGCCATAGGGGTGCCGAGCAACGCAAGGAAGAAAGCGGTCCAGGCAAACGGATGCATCATGCAGTCCTCATGCGATCAGGCGGAAATGCAGTTGCGACCGTGGGTCTTGGCCCGGTAGAGGGCCTCGTCCGCGCGGTGCAGCAGTTGGTCGAATTGGTCCATGGTGTCCGGCTCGAGCACGGCCAGGCCGATGCTGAAGGTCACGTAGGGTGAAACGGCGGAAGCTTCGTGGGGCAGCTCGCGCTCGGCCAGGCGTTGCTGCAGGCGTACTGCCGCCCGCCGCGCGGCCTCGGCATCGACGCCGGGCAGCAGCACGACGAACTCCTCGCCGCCGAGCCGCGCGACCACCTCGCCGGCGCGGGCAAACACGGACTGCAAGGTGTCGGCGACCATCCGCAGGCACTGGTCGCCCTGGGCGTGGCCGTAGTGGTCGTTGTAGCGCTTGAAGAAATCCACGTCGCACATCAGTACCGCCAGCGGCTGGTCCTGACGCAGGGCACGGCGGAATTCGATCTCCTTGATCTCGTCGAATTGGCGACGGTTGGCCAGCCCGGTAAGCGGATCGCTGCGCGACAGCTCTTCCAGTTGCACATTGGCCGCGCGCAGTTCGGCGGTGCGCTCTTCGACCAGCTCGGCAAGGCGGTCCCGGTGCGCCGCCAAGGCCAGCTCATCCTGGTGCTGGCGCTCGAGATAGGCCGAGAGTTTCGCCTGCAGGCTGTTGACCCCGCCTTCCAGCAGGCTCAGTTCGTCGTGCCGCTTCGGCGAACGATCGAGGCGCAGGCTGCGATCCAGATTGTCCGGCGTCAGCCGGGTCAGGTGACGGGCAATACGCCGCACGTGCAGGGTGACCGTGCGGTTGAACATCCACATGATCAGCCCGGCCAGCAACAGCGACTGAATGACCTGGGTGATGACGATGTCGTAGACCTCGGCGAGCATGCGCTCCCAGAGCAGTTCTTCGTTGCCCTCGAGCGCCAGTTCGCCCACCGTTTCACTGGCGCCGGCGTAAGGTTCGTAGCTCAGCTGATGCTGCAGGCGTGGCGCGCGGTGCTGGGCCGGCTGCTCACCCCGTTGCCGCTGAACCAGTTCCGGCTCGCGGCCGGCACGGATGATCCGCAGCTCGACGCGGCCGATGGGGGCGGCCTGCACCACGCTGTCGAGCTGCGAATGCAGGGAGTCACCGTCCATTTCCCAGATCGCCTTGGACAGGGTGCTGCGAAACACCTGATCGATCAGTGCCAACTCGGCGTTCATCTCCGCCAGGTTGTTCTGCCAGGCGGTCCAGGTCCGCAGCCCAACGGTGGCGAGGGTGAACAGCAGGCAGAAACCGAGGGTGGCCAACACCAGCCGGCGGCCGAGCGAACCCACCGGCCGCGGCACCGGCTCGCTGATCGTGGTGGTCGAGTCGTCGCTCATTTCAGCCATTTCGCGACAATCGCATCGTAGCGCCCATCGGCCCGCACGCGCGCCAGCGCCTGGCGAAAACGCTCGACGACCTCATCCGACGTATCGCGACTGAACGCCATGCACAGGCCATCCGCACCGCCAAGGTCGTCCAGGCTCAGCTGCGGCACCGCCACCTCGTTCGGATCACCACTGGCTTGACGCACCAGGTAATGGGCATTGAGCTCGTTGGATATCCACAGATCCACGCGTCCCGCCTTGAGTTTCTGGTAGTTGTGCTCGTACTTGTTGCTCGACTGCAGGTTGCGGCCGACGGCGAAGCCTTTGTCGATCAGGTACTGCTCGCCGACATCCGCCTTGACCGTGGCGATCTGGTACTGCCGGGCATCGTCCAGGGTTTTCAGGTTGAACTCGGTGCCGGGCAGCGAGAACAGGTACCAGCGGGTGGGCGCAATTACCCCGACCCACTTGAACAACGGCTCGCGCTGCGGCGTGCGGGCGACGGAATAGATCAGCACGTTCTCGTTGTTCAACGCGATGTCATAGGCACGGGCCCAAGGCATCGAACGGATGCGTACGTCTTCGCCGGCCTCCTCCAGTACCGCCTTCACCACCTCGGTGGCCATGCCGGTCAGCTCGCCGTCGACGGTCATGTTGTAGGGCGGCAGCTCTTCGGTGACCGCGGTTATGACGCGCCCCGCCATCGCCAGTGGCGCCCAGCACAGCACAAGGGCGAGCAGCAGCCTGCAAAGGCGAGCCAGCGACGTTTTCATGAGGCAGTCCCCCACGGCGCATGGCACCGGGCAACGAATCGAAGCGTGACGGCAAGGAACAGCAGTTGCCCGTCGAGCGATGCTTCTTTTTCGGCGCTCGGCCAGGAAACTTCAACCTCTGATCCGTGGCGACGGGCTAACGGCGCGGCAAACCGACGAATGGCCTTAGTCGATCAAGGCAGTTACGCGAGATCGATCGCTCCGGCTCAGTTCCAGCCAGCTCAGACCCGGGCCCGTACCTGCCGCGGGCTGATGCCGAACTGGCGCTTGAAAGCCGTGGCGAAGTTGGCGGGGCTGTTGTAGCCGGCGCGCCAGGCGGCCTCGTTGACGCTGGTACCTTCGCGTTCCAGCGCCTCGCGCGCCAGCTGCAGCCGGCGGGCACGCTGGTACTCGAACACGGTCACGCCCTTGAACAGGCGAAACTGCCGCTGCAGCGTGGTGGCATTGATGCCCACCTCCCGGGCGATGCGCTCCAGCGCCCAGTCGTCCGCCTCACCGCTGTCGAGTAGTGCGAGGAGGCGCTGCACGCGGCGGTACTCCTGTGGGCGCAGGCCCCGTTGCGCCGACGCCGAGCCATCACCCAGGCTGGTCAGCGCTTCGCAGG
This DNA window, taken from Pseudomonas sp. FeN3W, encodes the following:
- a CDS encoding transporter substrate-binding domain-containing protein, translating into MMHPFAWTAFFLALLGTPMADAGPLRVVTEDTAYSYLENGKVAGTASRVVEATLQRAGLNDYQISLYPWARAYDMALREPGVLIYLIARTSEREALFRWVGEIMRIDYHFYKLSERDDIQVPDLEAAKVYRIGVMREDVRHQYLQANGFSKIVVSAHNSDNFKRLINGQVDLVPMPEHDMLALCAETGVDPATVEKVFSPHNSTQLYMAYSRQTDDDTVQRTQAAFEHLQAEGEVARIMAGQP
- a CDS encoding diguanylate cyclase — encoded protein: MSDDSTTTISEPVPRPVGSLGRRLVLATLGFCLLFTLATVGLRTWTAWQNNLAEMNAELALIDQVFRSTLSKAIWEMDGDSLHSQLDSVVQAAPIGRVELRIIRAGREPELVQRQRGEQPAQHRAPRLQHQLSYEPYAGASETVGELALEGNEELLWERMLAEVYDIVITQVIQSLLLAGLIMWMFNRTVTLHVRRIARHLTRLTPDNLDRSLRLDRSPKRHDELSLLEGGVNSLQAKLSAYLERQHQDELALAAHRDRLAELVEERTAELRAANVQLEELSRSDPLTGLANRRQFDEIKEIEFRRALRQDQPLAVLMCDVDFFKRYNDHYGHAQGDQCLRMVADTLQSVFARAGEVVARLGGEEFVVLLPGVDAEAARRAAVRLQQRLAERELPHEASAVSPYVTFSIGLAVLEPDTMDQFDQLLHRADEALYRAKTHGRNCISA
- a CDS encoding transporter substrate-binding domain-containing protein, whose protein sequence is MKTSLARLCRLLLALVLCWAPLAMAGRVITAVTEELPPYNMTVDGELTGMATEVVKAVLEEAGEDVRIRSMPWARAYDIALNNENVLIYSVARTPQREPLFKWVGVIAPTRWYLFSLPGTEFNLKTLDDARQYQIATVKADVGEQYLIDKGFAVGRNLQSSNKYEHNYQKLKAGRVDLWISNELNAHYLVRQASGDPNEVAVPQLSLDDLGGADGLCMAFSRDTSDEVVERFRQALARVRADGRYDAIVAKWLK